The Oncorhynchus gorbuscha isolate QuinsamMale2020 ecotype Even-year unplaced genomic scaffold, OgorEven_v1.0 Un_scaffold_4816, whole genome shotgun sequence genome window below encodes:
- the LOC124028762 gene encoding uncharacterized protein DDB_G0279979-like: MSSLNYSPPAKEEDVCWTEKQCLWLNIVVKEEEEEKDVTVKGDEEASRVKAEDQEEITVTTKEEDEEEEYETGDMINTTERPDLAEEPEPETSNQQDDITVPTVERALTS; this comes from the exons ATGAGCTCACTAAACTACTCTCCCCCTGCAAAAGAAGAGGACGTCTGCTGGACCGAGAAACAGTGTCTGTGGCTTAATATTGtcgtgaaagaagaggaggaagagaaggatgtcACAGTGAAAGGCGATGAAGAAGCTTCCAGAGTGAAAGCTGAGGATCAGGAAGAGATTACTGTCACAACGaaagaggaggacgaggaagaAGAGTATGAGACTGGAGATATGATTAACACCA CAGAGAGACCAGACTTGGCAGAGGAACCAGAGCCAGAGACTTCGAACCAGCAAGACGACATCACTGTTCCTACTGTGGAAAGAGCTTTAACCAGTTAG